A single window of Acanthopagrus latus isolate v.2019 chromosome 1, fAcaLat1.1, whole genome shotgun sequence DNA harbors:
- the LOC119025262 gene encoding basement membrane-specific heparan sulfate proteoglycan core protein-like isoform X2 — translation MDLSPGVLILCSLLASVAGQAAVVTVEPRTATVRQGESASFRCQLSGGAQPVGPIEWKRSNNQALPDNAKLGPGGSVLTIVSARPANQGQYHCKAGSSAGRGSATALLNVKFAPKVRLTPAGPLRVRMGDPVSVECRATGRPRPKLTWKRQGSTLQLVTSEANDVNTIRWPAIHPEDSGVYICQGVNNEGVTEVKVEIVVEGGLGAPVASVGATEMTVVEGHTVTMECQASGSPPPVITWSKLRAPLPWKHTVANGVLTLTSVGRQDSGQYICNATNMHGYSEAYVQMEVESPPYATCLPDQVRLQPGDSLSVQCLAHGSHPIRFEWSRVGRTSLPAGAHSTRDGQLLIAHVKLSDSGTYKCVATNHIGSSEALAKVIIKA, via the exons ATGGATTTATCACCTGGGGTTTTGATCCTGTGCTCGCTGTTAGCTTCAG TGGCTGGCCAGGCTGCTGTCGTCACAGTGGAGCCCCGGACTGCCACTGTGCGCCAAGGGGAGTCAGCCAGCTTCAGGTGCCAATTGAGCGGCGGTGCACAGCCAGTCGGTCCCATTGAGTGGAAGAGATCCAATAACCAAGCATTACCAG ACAATGCTAAGCTCGGTCCTGGGGGCTCTGTGCTGACGATTGTTAGCGCCCGACCTGCAAACCAGGGCCAGTACCACTGCAAGGCGGGCAGCTCTGCAGGCCGCGGCTCTGCCACAGCTCTGCTCAACGTCAAAT TTGCTCCCAAAGTGCGGCTGACACCAGCAGGGCCCCTGCGGGTCAGGATGGGCGACCCCGTGTCAGTGGAGTGTCGCGCCACAGGCAGGCCACGCCCCAAGCTGACCTGGAAACGTCAAGGCTCCACCCTGCAGCTGGTTACCAGCGAGGCAAATGACGTCAACACCATACGG TGGCCTGCAATTCATCCAGAGGACTCAGGGGTTTACATTTGCCAGGGTGTAAACAACGAGGGGGTGACGGAGGTCAAGGTTGAGATCGTTGTTGAGGGGGGGCTGGGAGCACCGGTGGCTTCAGTGGGTGCCACAGAAATGACAGTGGTTGAGGGACACACTGTCACAATGGAATGTCAGGCCAGTg gctcccctcctcctgtcatCACCTGGTCCAAGCTCCGAGCCCcgttgccatggaaacacacaGTGGCCAATGGAGTTTTGACACTGACCAGCGTGGGGCGCCAGGATTCAGGACAGTACATCTGTAATGCCACCAACATGCATGGCTACAGCGAGGCGTACGtgcagatggaggtggaga GCCCTCCGTACGCCACCTGCCTGCCTGACCAGGTGAGGCTCCAGCCCGGCGACTCCCTGAGCGTGCAGTGCCTCGCCCACGGCTCTCATCCCATTCGGTTCGAGTGGAGCCGGGTGGGCAGGACGAGCCTGCCTGCGGGTGCACACAGCACGAGGGATGGACAGCTGCTCATCGCTCACGTTAAACTGAGTGACAGCGGAACCTACAAATGTGTGGCCACCAACCACATCGGCTCCAGCGAGGCACTGGCCAAAGTCATCATAAAAG CTTAA
- the LOC119025262 gene encoding basement membrane-specific heparan sulfate proteoglycan core protein-like isoform X1 — MDLSPGVLILCSLLASVLSLCAVAGQAAVVTVEPRTATVRQGESASFRCQLSGGAQPVGPIEWKRSNNQALPDNAKLGPGGSVLTIVSARPANQGQYHCKAGSSAGRGSATALLNVKFAPKVRLTPAGPLRVRMGDPVSVECRATGRPRPKLTWKRQGSTLQLVTSEANDVNTIRWPAIHPEDSGVYICQGVNNEGVTEVKVEIVVEGGLGAPVASVGATEMTVVEGHTVTMECQASGSPPPVITWSKLRAPLPWKHTVANGVLTLTSVGRQDSGQYICNATNMHGYSEAYVQMEVESPPYATCLPDQVRLQPGDSLSVQCLAHGSHPIRFEWSRVGRTSLPAGAHSTRDGQLLIAHVKLSDSGTYKCVATNHIGSSEALAKVIIKA; from the exons ATGGATTTATCACCTGGGGTTTTGATCCTGTGCTCGCTGTTAGCTTCAG tcctgtctttgtgtgcagTGGCTGGCCAGGCTGCTGTCGTCACAGTGGAGCCCCGGACTGCCACTGTGCGCCAAGGGGAGTCAGCCAGCTTCAGGTGCCAATTGAGCGGCGGTGCACAGCCAGTCGGTCCCATTGAGTGGAAGAGATCCAATAACCAAGCATTACCAG ACAATGCTAAGCTCGGTCCTGGGGGCTCTGTGCTGACGATTGTTAGCGCCCGACCTGCAAACCAGGGCCAGTACCACTGCAAGGCGGGCAGCTCTGCAGGCCGCGGCTCTGCCACAGCTCTGCTCAACGTCAAAT TTGCTCCCAAAGTGCGGCTGACACCAGCAGGGCCCCTGCGGGTCAGGATGGGCGACCCCGTGTCAGTGGAGTGTCGCGCCACAGGCAGGCCACGCCCCAAGCTGACCTGGAAACGTCAAGGCTCCACCCTGCAGCTGGTTACCAGCGAGGCAAATGACGTCAACACCATACGG TGGCCTGCAATTCATCCAGAGGACTCAGGGGTTTACATTTGCCAGGGTGTAAACAACGAGGGGGTGACGGAGGTCAAGGTTGAGATCGTTGTTGAGGGGGGGCTGGGAGCACCGGTGGCTTCAGTGGGTGCCACAGAAATGACAGTGGTTGAGGGACACACTGTCACAATGGAATGTCAGGCCAGTg gctcccctcctcctgtcatCACCTGGTCCAAGCTCCGAGCCCcgttgccatggaaacacacaGTGGCCAATGGAGTTTTGACACTGACCAGCGTGGGGCGCCAGGATTCAGGACAGTACATCTGTAATGCCACCAACATGCATGGCTACAGCGAGGCGTACGtgcagatggaggtggaga GCCCTCCGTACGCCACCTGCCTGCCTGACCAGGTGAGGCTCCAGCCCGGCGACTCCCTGAGCGTGCAGTGCCTCGCCCACGGCTCTCATCCCATTCGGTTCGAGTGGAGCCGGGTGGGCAGGACGAGCCTGCCTGCGGGTGCACACAGCACGAGGGATGGACAGCTGCTCATCGCTCACGTTAAACTGAGTGACAGCGGAACCTACAAATGTGTGGCCACCAACCACATCGGCTCCAGCGAGGCACTGGCCAAAGTCATCATAAAAG CTTAA